GCAGAGTAACGTAACCCCATGAATCGACAGGAATCATCAAGGGAACGATGACCACCACCCACTCCTACACCGGCGACCAAAGGCTGCTCGACGCGAGCCACCGTGACCTGCGACGTGCGCGAGCTGCTGCCCTAAACATAGTCCCGACCTCCACAGGCGCCGCCAAGGCCGTGGCCCTCGTCCTCCCCTCCCTTAAGGGCAAGCTCAACGGGATCGCCCTCCGCGTCCCAACCCCAAATGTCTCGGTCGTTGACCTTGTCGTCCAAGTATCCAAGAAGACTCTGGCGGAGGAGGTCAACGCTGCTTTCCGGAACGCTGCAGAGAAGGAGCTGAAGGGCATCCTCTCCGTCTGCGACGAGCCTCTCGTATCCGTGGACTTCCGCTGCTCCGACGTGTCGTCGACCGTTGATTCGTCGCTGACCATGGTGATGGGCGATGACATGGTGAAAGTGATCGCATGGTATGACAACGAATGGGGCTACTCACAGAGGGTGGTCGACTTGGCTGACATCGTAGCCAACCAGTGGAAGTGATCGGGAAGCATCAGAGAGGACGATTAAGTTTGTAACCtttctgtttcttcttcttcgtcgtctcAAAGTTTCAATCTTTTGGTATATTATCCACTTCTGCTATCAGCAATATATATATCGTGTAAATTTCATGTGGTTTTCGTGTTCTGCTTTAGAAGGCAGAGAATAGTCGCATTCAGTTGTATATGTTCAAAGAAGACCCAATATATGTTCTCAGAAGTAAGCCCATCAAACACATCAGCCCAATTCTATGAACACAAACTGGTAGAGAGATGTTGATTCTGGTTCTCTGTTGTGCAGCCCAATCAATCCAATGCAGCTTTGATCTTTAAACTCGAGAGTTTAGCACTAATTCATGAAAATACTGAGACCTATATGTCATTAGGGAAACCATAATTAATGTGCTGTTAACCATGCATATCAAGACCTATATGTCGGTGTGTAGCGTGCCACCGACGGCAAGTCCGGCAACGATGGCCGCATGGCTCGTCTTCTTCGTGGAAGTCTGATTCATATCAACCCCACCGACCAATGTTATTAATCTTTGCAGAATTTTGCACAGTTTTAAGAGCCCTCATGGACCATCTCTCTCTCGTAGGATCAGCTGCTGCCTCCAATCGTGACCTTGGAGATGGTGGTCCCTGGCATCAGCCTTTCGTGCAGGCAGGCGGCCCATTTATTGCGATCTAATCACGCAACCTTCCAACCGTTGTGGGTTGGGGAGTCGTCCCTCTTCTCCCAATACAGCACCTCCTCTTCCTCTGGtgctgcagctgcagctgtggcccgTCTTCCCGGCTACTGTCCAAACGACTCTTTATAGGTAGCACGTCTGTGTTGTCCGCTCTCCGTGAGCTTGCATCTTATCCTAATTTATCCTGATGACCCGTTTCCATCAATGTTTTCTCCCCTGTAGCTCATGGGATCCATGGAGTTTACCCCCGTCTCCCGTTCTTTTATTATGCTGGGTGTCAGAATGTGAATAGGTACAAGTACTGGTGGGGATTATAATTTGCAGGAGGGAGACAAGAGACGGGACGCAGTTTGGTCCCGATCGACTCTAATGCATTTATTCTCCGGTTAAAGAGTTAGCATCGATGGAGAGAGCACATCAACGATGAGGCCAGACAAGTCCGGCTGATTGAACGCCGAGTAGTCAAAGGACCGATGGCTTCTGCTGCATGATTATTCATGAGGGAGATGAATGCGTTCAGGGACAGTACTGCTTGGCATGCACGCTGCTCCCATTATGGCCACTTGAAGAAGAGTGGCGAAAAGGTTCCTCCTCCGTCACATGCACACATTTGTCTTCCTGTAGAAAAAGCGCATCCTATCTtacttctccttcctcctcctactccttcAGCATTTGACCTAGTTACTGCGTGGAAGCCGAGGGTAGATAGACCAGCTCTGTTTTCTACAAGATGCATCTTCGAATTCGAAAACCCTACGTGCACTCCAAATCTCTTCTCGTGTCTTGCTTTCTCTTTGACCAATGGATCATCATGATACCCGATCTAAGGATTCATATAAAATGTTCTGCACATGGACGGACACCACCCTGTATCAGCTCAGGATCAGATCATCAGGCGTGAAGCCATGTTCTGACAAGAAATGTTGGGTGGCTCATAAGGTCTGATGCTTCAAATCTAAACAAAATTTCATGACATGATCATGGAGAGGACCAAGAAATGCTTCGTAAGAAGTGTGGTGATCTAAGAGGAAGCTGCCTTGAAGGCACCAGAAAGGCATCCCTGGCTCCCCAGATGAGTGTTCTCATCCGAAGAAATAAGAAAAGGTCCACTGAGATGGAGACATCTCGCAAGCCAATGCAAGTAAAACTCAGAGACATTGGGAGGGGAGGAAAAGTCACCAACTTTTTTTGGTTGACAAGGTTGTGAGATTCGAGGGAGACCTATTGCATTAAATTTTGGAGCCTTGTTGGTAGAGCTACCCAAGTGGATCGAGGAGGCAATAAAGAAAAGCCAGCACACTGGCCTAAGATTCAGTGGACAGAAACCTTGGAGAAGCTACAGAGCATGGAGCAAGACAGGTCAACTGATGTCCATGTTCAAATAACCTCAGCCAGACCCCACCATGCACACCAGACCAAGCCAAAATCGTTGATAGGGCCGATGGATATTGTAGTGTTTTCAgacattttaattatatttaaatgcattaaatataatcttaattaaattaaaaattgaacaaaaaatatttatcaagatgaagattattatgattgataaatatttttaagaattataattatatttaaaattagttgatagaattttatttaaattaaaagttttaaaaaaaggattgagagagagagagagagttatttagaaaaatcatactttaacataaataaataattaattttgtatatttaaaaatttatttttataagtgaAAAATAAAAATGTTTATGACTCTTAGTCGATCTTTTTCTCTCGCTCTCTAACTGCGGCACTGACGCCCCACCCACTGAGGCGGAGATCAGAACTGTTCACCTGTCTTCGTCTCAACGCATATATCTCAATTCCCCATGGCGGAGGCTGTCCAAACCTTGTCCACATCCACTTTGTAACCCGCTCGGCTTCGGTCAATTACCGCTGCTTTATTCCGCCATGGAAACAGCCAGAAGAGTGTCGGACGAAAGAGCAAGGTGCTTCTTTAATCTACTGTCACAAGGACACTGAGAGGGCCGGTAAAGATAAGGAAGGAAGAGGTGATggcctgcctttttctccaccgaacCCggggacaagaggaagaagagtaggtgGGCTTAATGGTTTCAGCACTTCACATGCCATGGGCCATTACTCCAGTGGAAAATGACAGAAAGCCAGCGTATGGATGGGCAAAGGAAACAGGGTTCAGTAGGGTAAAGCAGGGCATGTGAGAGAGAGCTTTGCCGGTGGCATCTGATTCCATCGATGAGATACATGTCGCTTTTCCTTTTGCCCTGCTCCATAACCTTCGAGCTCAACGGAGAAGCCACGAAGACGAGAcgaggaaaaggaaaaggaagcTTGAAATCATGGAGGCATCCACGGATGCTGTCAAATCCCTGCTCCCACTGCAGCCACTTTGCCACAGGGCTTCCGAAAGGCTTCTGCACAGTCATTGACCGTAACTTTACGTGGATCTTTCGTCAGTGTTCACAAGGAGATCGAACGTCTACAGTCCAAAAAAATCCACAGCGTGAGTAATAATTGCCAACGCGATTCCAGTACCACTCAATTTTTACGAGACCGTGCTGTACTGTGCGCCAGTAAACGTCGGTCAGAACAATCGACCTATGAGTTCGAGCAGTGTGTACCCAAATCTTCATGTCCAGTACATGACATTAATTGTGGCTGGAAGAAGGCATTCGCGCAAGGCGTGTGAAGTGAATGAAACCAGCAGCCCGTGTTGCCTACGATCTCACTGTTGTTTTATGTTTCATGTGCGACATGTACCGGTAGCCACTTGTGGCATCCGTCCATGTCCACCCAAAGCTTAATTCCTCTTAAGTTTCGCCATTGCGAAGAGAAGAAAAGCCTCCTTCTACGCACAGGGTTTGAAGGTAACTTCCAGCTGCAAGATGAGGATAACTAGACGCAGAGGGATGATCTGTTCGTGACATCTCTGCCACCTAAGTCACCACCACCTCCACCATCCCCTGCTTTGATCGATGCTCCCTCCATCCACCAAAAGCTAAAAACAAAAGAGGGAGTGGAAATAATCGATGGCATGAGGTGGAGAAGTCCTCCTCCTTGATTGTCTAAAAAGATACATATAGCGGCAAAGTGCATTGCATCTTCTCGATCGGTTGGCCTGCAAAGCTTAGCCATGACGTTAAGCATCCATTACCTATTCATCAAATCACATGAGGCAGCATCACCATGATAAACAATACAATACTGCCGCTCCTGGTGTTCCTCCCATGTCATTATTCTCTCCTACAAAACCTATATAGTACACAGACCGAGAGGGGCTCCACGAGATCTTTCCTTTTCCCTTGCATGCTCTGCTACACCTCTTTGCCTCCTTAATTAATAGAGTCATCTAACTGATAAATAATATTAAACTGTAGGCAGTGAATATTAAAAGAGGAAACAATGTGAAGTATCTTTGCTATAGTAGATCTGACCAGGTTTGACACGCCAAAGAAATCCTCCAGCATTAATTCTCTGATCTTCCTCGCTTTAGAACGAGCATTGAGGAAGGGTAAAGATCTTACTTTGCAGACAAGAAATTTAAGGCAGTCATTAATTTGGTGAGAAGGAAACCACAGAAAATAATGCGAAATCTATACCATGAAACAAATCCATTTGTTCAGTCAACTCGCGGCGGCGAGCCTtacaaagaaagaaggaaagaggAGGCCATCGAACGAAGAAATGTTTGTCTACGGCATAAAGATTTGAAGGCATGCGTTCTTGACGGTGCCGCAGCAAGGGCATGCGTGTGTTTTGGATTCGCAGCTCTTGCATAAGCAGAGGTGCTTGCAGGGGAGTAGCAGAACGCACACGTCGCCCTCGGCGCACGACTTGCATGCAGCCCGGGGCCACCGGCGGACCTCGTCAGTCGGTGCCGGCGCGGGCGCGATAGACTTCCGCCCCGTCGCCTCGACCGAGCGGCAGGACTGGGCGTCGTCGTCTGTGTCGCCGTAGCCCTCCTTGACCTGGGCGGCCGCAGCGTTACGGAGGAGGATCTGCTCGAGATCAGCCCGCAGGCTGGCGGCGATGGACTCGTTGTTTCTGGCCACAGCGAACCACATCTCGCCCTCCGTGGCCAACTGCCGCACCCTTTCCTCCAGCTCCGCGTTCTTCCGCCGCGCTTTCTCGAGCTCCGCCTCCTTCTCCCTCAGCCTCTTCGCCGCACGCTGCTCCATGCCCCACAGCAGCGCCTTAAAATACTTCTTCCGCGCCTCTTCCACCCCACTCTGCAGCCGCTCGTTCTGCTAGCGATACGGATATGACGAGTTAGACACCGAGAAGACCAAACACGAATCAAACGCATGCAAAAGGATAGAGCGCGCGGAACAGATCGATACAGTACCTGAAGGCGGATGAGGGAGTCGATCTCGACGCCGTGGTGAAAGATCTGGGAGACGAGGTTCAGGGTAAGAGGGGACGCCGTCCGGCCGCTGGTGGAGGTACCGGCGGACTGGAGCAGGCGGCTCTGCTGACAGCCGGCGGCCGATGCCGTGATGTCGGGGTAGCAGATCGGGGACAAGACGGAGGCAAGGTTACTGTCGTAGTCCGGGATAGGTTGCGGCATCACCATGGGCGGCTCCTCCAGCGGCCGCTTCCTCTTCCCGGAGGCGTTGCACGTAAGCTCTCTCTGGGGATCGCTGAACACAGTGGCATTGTTAATGCCGCCGAGGTGGCCACCGTACAGCCCTACCGTATTGCCCTGGTCCTGCAGCATCTGGAAATCTTCTATCACAAAGCTTCCGCCCCTGCAAACACACATATATACAACCAATGGTAAGAGACAAAAGCCGAAACGCCTCGAATTATACGATCAACGTATTACGCAATAAAGCCTTCCTAAACCGCGCAGAGGTAGACAACATGCAAGATAAGGAATCCCATGCACGAAAGGAAGGAAGCGCTCGTGAGCAAGTAGAAGTAGGAAGGTAAGCTGAGCTCACCGGTTGCGGAAATCCGGGGAGAAAGCAAAACCGGAGGGATGCTGCGCTTGCACGGCCATATCCCTTTTCCGCACGTAACCAATCCAAAAATCTAGCCCTCCCACCACCACCACGCTGCTGCTCTGTTGGCACAGGAGGAGGACAGACTCGAGAGAGGAAGGCAAGGGCTGACGAAATGGCAAGAGGAAGGTGTTGCGGTGTACTATTTATAAGACGACATAACATGAGAGGGAGGAGTAAAGACGAGAGAGAACGGACAGATCAATTGTTTAATGACACAATTATTTACGCCCTAAAACTTCTCTTCGACTTCGCATCGATCGCGTGGACGATAGGCACTGAGAGTCGCACGGCGACGCGTGGGGGAGAGGCGGTCAAGAACCGACACTGACGACAAGGCGGACGAGATCGAGATGGAAGAAGGGAGAGAAGACGACGACGCCCTCGGTAAACGTGAAGGAAAAAAAAGGTGAAATCACAGGGAAGGGGAGACTAGAATTCATGCTGCGTCTTTTTGTCAGGTTCATGCAGATGACATTGAACATCTCTTTTACCGCTCTGACCGTGCTGGAAAAGTCGGGCGAGAGTATTTGATTGGATCTTCTTGTCTCGTTACACGGTGTGAACCAACGTTTGCTTGCATCAACGCGACAAAGTCAGTCTGTGGATGCTTAGCCGCGAATTTTCTACAAGTGACGGGAACATGTTTTGGACTGTTCTCCATATCGTCACAGTATTTTGCTCCACCTGTTCTTATTGTGCTTTGTTTGACGAATTGTCTCGCAATCATATTATATTGTGACTTCAAATTATAGTTGCCAGCTTGCCACAATGAATCCCACCATCGTCATCACTTACCCTTATAGAAAGAAGTTATTATTATTCTTGCATGATTTATATTTAATTGTATTCAAAATGAAGCATAATTTAGCTATCCAAATTTTTCTGGATATCAAATTGTCAACTAATACATGAATCCAATAATTAAGGCGTGCAAGGCTTTGGTGCAAAAAAAGCAATTTACGTGTTAAAAAAGGCTacgaataataataaaaaggaaaatcAACTGTTTTTAGTCTGTGAAATTTATGATTAATTTCAAGTCAAATTAGTAAATCACTTATTGAGTCATTTTACCACTCATTTTATTAATTAAAGGAATGGAAGATATTATTTCTattatggtatatatatatatatatatatatatatataggacaacAATAAGAGGATGGCAACTCTGCGTGTACGGGGTGAAGGTAATTGAAGTCGTGTGACAGAACACAGCCACGTCAACGTCACGTCGCCGGCGGGGGCACGTCCGTGCCTTGGCCACCACGGAATCGTGGCGGTGTTTGGGTCCGCGATCCCCAGCATCGCGGGCCTAGTGGGTGGTGGTCTAGGTGATGGATGGATGATGATGTTGTTTTCTGCTGCACCCATCACCAACCCTTTTAATCCCCTCTTTGTTTGACACCACTGCGTGATGATGATTAACGCTACGTATGTAAtataatagagagagaaagagagggtcaATCTCTCTTCACCGCGTACATATATTAACGCTTTCCTATCTACCGTTCGACCTCGGTCATCACAAGTGCTGGCCATTGGCATCCTTGCATCTGCAGCGTACGAGGACAGTGTGGCAGTAGGGGCTGAGGGACCGGCCAAGAGGACCACGATCGGTGGTGCTCTTGTCCTCACCTTACAGTGGCGATTCCATCTCTATACCGCTGCAGTAACTGCAGCACGAAGACGTTTAAAGATTAATTAATTAGTGATGTGAGAATCGCGACGACTGCTCGATGGCGACAACATAAAGCAATCCTGGAAGGAAGTATCAGTTCGCCTTCCTGTGAGTCGTGCAGCCAACGTTGTCGATCCATACATCATCCGGTCTGGAGGATCACGAAGTTTCACCAAATCGTCGTGTTCTCTCTCATAATTCTCCCGTCCACACGACATCAACATTGTTTATTTTGGGCGACAGCCTCTCACATCTCTCTCGGGGTGAATGGCTCCATGGATAGCCATGGGGCTGCGTGACTTAGTGCCAGGGCTTTAATCTGTCGCCATCCTTTCCCCGTTGCATTCTTCCACAAATCTACCCGTCTCCTTTTTCTCCTTGTGCATCGATCGCGCCATCACTCGTGGACGACATGGCCTTCAAGATGTCGCTCACATGTACGTCTATAGATCTGTCCACCTCACCTGTCCCTTTCCTGTCTTAATTAATCCAACCCTGGACGTTGCTTACGCTTGCCAACTCCACAACCCTTCCGTCCTCCTCCAAGCAAGAAAGAGTGCTACGACGTGGGAGTCGAATCTTCCAACGCAACTCAATTCAAGAAACATCACACGGAGATCCAACGGTTCAAGGAAGGAAAATTACCTTGGTGTGACTTTGACATGAGGGGAGTTGGGGAATTCAGAGCGAAGTGGCCCTTTGTGTGGCTTGCAAGGGACTGAGTACCACATTGCATGGTCCAATGCCGTGAAGGCGGGATCAAGATTGACCTGGGGTAGAAGAAACATGGTTGTTCAAGCAATTAAGAAGGACCAGTTGTGATGACCACCACCCACCTTTAATTTTCATTTCTCCAACCCCTGaaaagttcttcttcttcttctgcttcatcATCTTCCTTTCTACTACCAAACGATGATGGTAGGCTCATGAAGCTAGCTGTGTGTTAGGTCCACTTACCAGTGCTTCTCGGACACTGTTCACAGCCATTGACTACAATATTCTATAGATCAAGTGTTGTAAGATTGCATGCTGGCTTGTTTAACAAGTGTTGGAGCACGTTGGGGTTGATAATTACATCGTGATGATTCAATTAAGATGGTTTGTCCAATCGTGTAAGCCTCTGCTTTGGGCGCCATTTGGTGGGTTCGAGCACAATTAGAACACACCAAACAAGGACAGGTTTCTATGGGGATCAGCAGCCCTCCATGTGAAATATCTGTGAAGCACAAGATTGCATATATCCATGTCTTCCTTCTTAAATGAGTTGTGCTTTGCCTTCCACGGTCCGTTCTTGTCGTGCTCGGGCTGCTCTCGATTGAATATGACATACTTTACAGGAAGGATTAgaagtgcatgcatgcatgatttATGGATCAAGGAAAACAATCTCGAAGGGAGAGAAAACATGAAATGGTATATGTGAAGTTGATGCATCGGATCAAAAATTTTGACTCCGATCTTTAGTGAAGTTGCAGTCGGCGAATCACGCTGGATAACATCTCAGGGGCCCTCCACTGGGGTGCAAAGGAACACCCACCGTGGAAGTCCCTCTCTGAAATCATTCACACGAATTCCTTGTCATGGTTGGAATAATCACACAGTCATCACTGTGGAAAGAGACCTGAGGGTCCAACCATGAATGTGAAcagtatacatatacgtataataTATTCCCACTAGCAGTACAAATGTTGTCAGACGTGTATGTACATAGAGAGAGCCATTCTGCCTTCACTGTTCACATGAAGACCGGCCAAGACAATAGCCCCTCAGTAGTAATCGATACATTGTTTCCTTCCATGTATTGGTTCTCTCGAAAGGTGACAGACCCAGATAGAGAGAGAGACGTTGATAGGGTGTGGTCATCTGTCCTCTACTGCTTTAAATTTGCGCATCCCACCACCTATCACGTTCCAAGGGGTCACAGATGACCACACCAtttcaacctctctctctctctctctctctctctcatacacacacAGAGGGCACGGTTGAGTAGGAAAGGGATGGTCATGGCTGTCTGCTTTGTCCTATGGAGATGATGGAGTCCTCCTCCGGCATGCACTTGCAGTGGTCCGCTTCCTACTTTGATTAAAAGTGACGACATGTCCGTCGGTTTCCTCGTGGCTTCCGTCCTTTGGAaaacacaaagagagagagagagagagagagagagagctacttTATTTACCATCTGGACTTGGTTCCTCTCGGCCTGAGACGTATCCTGCAGCATTTGTTGGAACGTAGCTTCGAGTGGCCACAGACGTAGTAATCAAAGGTAGATTATCTCGTGTGCTATCATCATGATCGGTGAACACATCAAAGAAACGAATGGCAGTGACAATGACCAAAGTGTTGGGTACGTTACGAACAACCATGGCTTCGAAGACACGCACGCATTCATTGAACTTGTCGCTTGATGTGAATCTCCAGACTTGAGGACCGAGAGGGAATCAACCAGAAATTTCTTGCAACCAAGAACACGGCGAGTGATGGAAACGAAGATCACATGCAACGTTTGCTTTTGACCATAGCATAAACACAGGAAGAATCTGCTCGGATCGTTCGGGTGGGACATCATGTTGAATCAGTCGTCTGCTCCAaccacccttcttcttcttcgccatCGATTTAGCTTAAGCTTGAATTCTGTGTTTTCCgaaatatggtcattatgaagccGATTACCGAGCATTTGTTTAATCGCACGAAAGAGATGTCAACATTATGAGGCATCAAAATAATTCAAGGTTGGCTGCCTGCACATTCGACAACATCTCACATGCAAGAACAATTGCCATCGAGCTCATTGCTGGGTCCCACGAGGGTGACCCCCATGTCAACAACAGGTAGATGGGACATTATGGCATGCATGACCATCTCATTACAACATTTCACATCATCGTCTAAAGCATGAGATTACGTCTAACCTTTGCTGTTAATGGAACTGTCGGAAATATTACGCtacaaatagaaagaaaaaaaattattatattaaacttTACGGTTAGATATGATTTTAATTTAGATAAAAATTCTTATCATAGTTAGATACATGTTGGAAGGAAATTTATTGAACTTTGACCTCCCTATTTGTTTTCTTACAGACAAATGAAGGAAATGTCATCAATCTACCTTAGTCGGGACCAGTGAAATTGGACTTCGACAACTATGGGGAGCAGTACTGATGTGAACAATATGTGATATGACTTTTAGGTGCAAGAGAA
The window above is part of the Musa acuminata AAA Group cultivar baxijiao chromosome BXJ2-6, Cavendish_Baxijiao_AAA, whole genome shotgun sequence genome. Proteins encoded here:
- the LOC135614951 gene encoding probable BOI-related E3 ubiquitin-protein ligase 2 isoform X2; protein product: MAVQAQHPSGFAFSPDFRNRGGSFVIEDFQMLQDQGNTVGLYGGHLGGINNATVFSDPQRELTCNASGKRKRPLEEPPMVMPQPIPDYDSNLASVLSPICYPDITASAAGCQQSRLLQSAGTSTSGRTASPLTLNLVSQIFHHGVEIDSLIRLQNERLQSGVEEARKKYFKALLWGMEQRAAKRLREKEAELEKARRKNAELEERVRQLATEGEMWFAVARNNESIAASLRADLEQILLRNAAAAQVKEGYGDTDDDAQSCRSVEATGRKSIAPAPAPTDEVRRWPRAACKSCAEGDVCVLLLPCKHLCLCKSCESKTHACPCCGTVKNACLQIFMP
- the LOC135614951 gene encoding probable BOI-related E3 ubiquitin-protein ligase 2 isoform X1, which produces MAVQAQHPSGFAFSPDFRNRGGSFVIEDFQMLQDQGNTVGLYGGHLGGINNATVFSDPQRELTCNASGKRKRPLEEPPMVMPQPIPDYDSNLASVLSPICYPDITASAAGCQQSRLLQSAGTSTSGRTASPLTLNLVSQIFHHGVEIDSLIRLQQNERLQSGVEEARKKYFKALLWGMEQRAAKRLREKEAELEKARRKNAELEERVRQLATEGEMWFAVARNNESIAASLRADLEQILLRNAAAAQVKEGYGDTDDDAQSCRSVEATGRKSIAPAPAPTDEVRRWPRAACKSCAEGDVCVLLLPCKHLCLCKSCESKTHACPCCGTVKNACLQIFMP